Genomic segment of Paenibacillus sp. FSL R5-0912:
CGGATGTCCCGCAGCAGCTCCATCACTTCCCGGCGCCCTATAGGATCAAGCGCGGAGACAGGCTCATCAAGCAATAGCAGACGCGGGCGGTGCACTAAGGCCTGGGCCAGCCCCAGGCGCTGCTTCATACCGCCGGAATATCCGCCGATCCGGCGGCGCGCTGCAGAACTAAGCCCCACGCGCTCCAGCACTGCGCCCGACACCGCCGCAGCTTCTTTGGCGGCCATGCCGCTAAGCTTGGCGGCAAAGATCATATATTCGAGACCGCTCATCCAGCTGTAAAAAGCCGGAGACTGCGGCAGATAACCAAGCTGCCGGCGGTAATCCGTTCCGGGAGGAGCGCCGCCAAAGGAGATGCTCCCGCCGGTAGGCGGCAGAAGACCGGCAAGCATGCGCAGTGTAGTGGTTTTGCCGGCTCCATTGGGTCCCAGTAAAGCGACACAACGCCCGGCTTCGGCCCCGAAGCTGATGCCGTCCACGGAGGGATGTCCGCCAAAGCTTTTGCGGAGATTCGTAACTTCAAGCAGCGGCATCAGAGTTCTTTCCTTCCCAGTGTGAAATAAGCTATACTTCCTAGCAGGTTGCCAAATACCAGGAGCAGCACCCACATCCATTTGGGCCCGCGAACCTTATCTGTCCTGGCCAGCGAGATCAGACCCACAACCGCCAGCAGAACCTGCAGCGCCAGCAGCGGCGCAATCAACCCCCAATCCACTTTATCCATCTGTACACCCTCCATACTCCAGTTTGCTATTCTGAGACCGCCTTCCCTGTCCGCCTTCAGCGCTTCTGCCCGGCCTTCCGCCTGCCCGGGAGAACTACAAACAGCAGATAACACAAAGCCGGTGACGGGAAACCGGTAAGGCCCCAAATTCCCCAGAACCAGGCCATTCTGCCCTTCCCTCTGCCCTGAGCATTACGGAACAGCCAAGTCCCCTGCAGCATCAGTACAGCAGCTATACAAAGCCACAGCCACAAAGGCGCCTTCTGCAATTCACTCACTCTTCAGCATCCTCCCGTCCCAGCCTGATCCGTGCTACTCCCAGACTGCCAAGTGCTGCCAGCGGAAATAGCGCCTGCAAGCCCCAAAACAGTGCCGGGGCAGAGTTTAGAATAGACAGCACTACGCTGAGCAGGAGTAGAGCCACCAGAGAGAATATCAGCAGTTCCTTGCGCTGCCGCTTCACTCGGCGGATTGCTTCTGCCGCAATAAGCTGCTCCAGCTCCGGCAAGGAGGGAGGCGCCACATCGTCGTAATGCTGATCCAGAATCTCCAGTTCTGCTGACAGCTTATTCAGCAGCTCTTCATCACTGTTAAACCTCATCCTCGTCCAGCTCCTTTCGCAGTTGATTCAATCCGGCTGCTACCCTTGATTTGGCCGTGCCGGAAGGGATCTGCAGCATCTGGCCGATTTCATCATAGCCGTATCCGTAATAATGCTTCAGCAGTACAGCCATTCTGTGGGCAGTAGACAGGCGGGATAAGGCATCAAGCACTTCACTCCACTCCATATTCCGGCTCTCAAACCTCCAGCGGATACTGCGGCTCCCCTGCTCCTCAGTCTGCTCCTTCTGCCACTTCAACTCACGCTTCCACCGCCGCTTGCGGTCGATGTAGAGCCGGCTGGCAATCGTTATCAGCCATGAAGAAAATGCAGAGGTTCCATTGTAACTCCCCATCTTCTCCAAGCATCTGACCATTGTATCCTGAGCCAGCTCTTCCGCAAGTGAAGGGTCCATTGTAGCTTTAATCAGATACTTGTACAGGAAGGGATAATGCTCCCGCAGCAGCATAGCTGTTGCCTTGGCATCCCCCTGCTGCGCCAGTCTGATCTTCTCCAGCGTCCCGTCGCCCATAGTCCCTCCTCTTTCTCTTCCTCACCTCTGTAATACGATTATGTATTGTAGATCGTTCATTCAGGGTCAGAATTATTCTGCAATTCCCACAGCCTGCGCCTCCATGGCTGGACGGCTCCCTTGCCTCTGGGGAAGCGCCAGAATAGAGAGATCTTATTATCCCCATTCTCTGCAGCATACTCTACGGAATTCTGCTCCGCCACACCTTCCCCGTCTAGTCTCAATTCCCCATAGTCCAGTTGGTGATGCATATCTTCCTTCATCTGCTTCCTCCCATGAAATTAAAGACATATAGACAAAAAAAAGAACGCAAACCGGGATTATTCCACAGTCTGCGTGCTTCGCGAGGTAAATGTTACATTTAATTAACATTATTGTAGCAACTCTGTATCTTTTTGTCCATGTCTAATTTCCCGAATTATGTCATAACCGGCATAAACACGTCGTTACATAGGAACGTATGGGTTATTTAGCTTCTCAAACCCGATAGAGGTGCGCGGACCATGTCCTGGAAATACCCTCACTTCTTCATCCAGCCGGTACAGCTTACCGCGGATCGAATCAAACAGATCACGTTCTCTGCCGCCGGGAAGATCGGTGCGTCCTACTCCCATTTTGAACAATACATCACCGGAGAACAGATCATTTCCGCACAGGAAGCTGACACTCCCCGGAGAGTGTCCAGGCGTATGCAGCACCCGGAAGGTTAAACCGAGCAGCTTCAGAATCTGGCCTTCCGCCAAATCGTATTCAGCCGGATCTGTACTGACCGGAGGAGATGATTCGGGCCACATCAGCGAGCCGTTCAGCTTGGGACTGCCCAGCCACTCACTCTCCAGAGCATGTATATACACTGGGGATTTCTTGGCCTTACGGACCTCATCCAGTCCGGCAATATGATCAAAGTGGGCGTGAGTCAGCAGGATAGCCTCTATTTCCATACCTTCAGCAGCACGGAGAAGGGCAGCCGGATTGGCACCGGGATCAATAATCACACCTTTGGCAGGGTCGGCTCCTGTCAGCAGATAAGCGTTCGTCTGAAGTGGTCCAAGATTATAAGACCTTATATTAAGCATCGGCATTAGAATCCGGAGATCAGACTGCGCAGCTCTTTGGCAATAACCGCGTGTGATTCCGTTCCTTCTCCGTAGGCTTGGCCCATGGCTTTGCGCACTTCGGTGATTTTGCCCTCATAATCCGCAGCCTCGCGGTCCGGGTTCTCCTGTTTGAACTCTCTCATCAGTGACTGTACATGCTCCGGACGCGGTCCCCAATGGCCCAGCACATAGCCGCCGGTATCGGCAAAAATCACGATTGGAACCGAACGTCCACCCATGGTCAGGAAGTTATCCATAACATCCTGATTCTCTTCCAGAATCAGCACTTCAGTCTTAATGCCTGCCGTCTCCAGGATGCGGAACACCACAGGGACATTACGAACCACATCTCCGCACCAGTCAGCAGCCAGAATCAGTACCCGCAGATCATCCCGGTGATTCAGGCTCTCGAAATATTCCCGGTCACTCTCATCTGCCCAGGCAAACTTCTCATACCAGGATTCAAAAGCCTGCTGGTTCTTCGTCATGCCTTCCACGAACTGGCGGGGCGTCAATCCCTGACCAAATTTAGAAGCAACATTCTGTTTCATACTGCACTACCCTTCTTCTTGGATTTGTACCACTTGAACAGGAAATACAGAACAATAACCGCAAGTGCGGCAAGAATGATTTCATGCGTATACTTAGCTGCGACTTCATCAATAGTCTGCCATTTATCGCCGAGAGTATATCCGAGATATACAAACAGTGCACTCCATGGAATAACAGCCAGCGTGGTCAGCATAGTGAACTTACCCAGCGGCATGCGCGAAATACCAGCGGGAACAGAGATCGCATGACGGACAACCGGGATAAAACGGGCGGTGAAGATTACGCCGGTCCCGTATTTCTGGAACCATTCTTCAGAATGGTCAATATGCTTCTTTTTGATAAAAATATACTTGCCGTACTTCTCCAGCACCGGTCTGCCGCCATAACGGCCGATCCAATACACAAAAATCTGGGCGACTACCCCGCCAATTGTACCAAACAAAACCGCGCCAAAAAAATTAATATCTCCCTGCGAGACCAGATAGCCGCCAAAAGCCAATACAATCTCACTTGGTATGACTTCAATCATCAGGCCAATCATTATTCCGAAGTAACCCAAACTCTGAATCCATTCAAATAATTGCGAAATCAGTTCAGATATAAAATGCAACTGCAGCTCTCCTTCCGTGTGTTGCGTAATCAGCCTGGCATTCTGCAGGCAGAATCCTAAGCCTCGTCCGCTCTATGTATCCAGCTTCTCTTAGCCTATTCTAGCATATGCGGGCTTACGACTTCTACTTATGGAAAATGGACATTCGGTTCTCTGCTATAGAAAAGCAGGTATTCCAGCATTGACAAAGTGTGGAATAAAGATCTATTATGCATTTAGATAATTACCTAAATATTGAAAGGGGCTGCGGAGTTGAATGAATCCTTCAAGGCGCTGGCCGATCCGACCCGGAGGCAGATTCTCCGCCTGCTGCGGGAAAAGGATAGGACGGCCGGGGAAATTGCCGATTTTTTCAATATGTCCAAACCCAGCATCTCCCATCATCTAAATGCATTGAAGCATGCGGGACTGGTGCAGGACGAACGGAAAGGCCAGTTTATTCTCTATTCGCTGGACTCCACCGTGCTCGAAGAGGTGCTGGGCTGGTTCCTGGAATTGACGGGTACGGGTAAGGCCGGTACGGAGAGTAAAGCAGTTGCGGATGAACCGGCTGAAGATTCGTTAGGCTTAAAAGGCGCAGGTTCAAAGGGGACCAGGGGACGGGAGCGATATTTTGACACGGAGGGTGAATCAAGATGAAGGATTTCCAATGGAAATGGCAGGACACACTGATTGTAATTCTGGGATTGTTCTCGCTCGGCTATGCACTGTTGAATTACGGCAAGCTGCCGGATCAGCTTCCTGCCCAGTTCAGCATTACAGGCAAGGTTAACACTTACTGGAGCAAGGGCTCCCTCATTGCTTTTTTCTCCTTCATGGGACTGATCTTCCCAATAGCCATGCAGTTTATGCGTACAATTGATCCCAAAAGAGAGAACTACACTAAGTTTCAAAGCGCTTATAAAATGATCCGCCTGGCAGTGGGCATCATATGCGATGCTGCACTTGTGCTGTCGGTCACACAAGGTCTGGATGAGCAATTTGCCGCCGGGAAGTGGGCTACTGTGAGTATTGGGCTGCTGTTTATAGTGATTGGAAACTTCATGCCGCAGATCAGGGATAATTATTTCACGGGTGTCCGAACACCCTGGACGCTGGCTAACCCTGCGGTGTGGCGGAAGACCCACCGTCTGTCCGGAATGATGTGGGTGATTGGCGGACTGCTGATTGCACTGGGGGCTTTTATGCCAAAAGTGCTGTCGGTCAGCATGATCATCACTGCCCTGGTTATCGCCATTATCGTGCCTTATGTGTATTCGTGGCTGATCTCGCGGAAGATCAAGGTCTGAAGCTGGCCGCCGCACTGCACCGAGATTCGGAAGAACGCTACTGGAGATGCACATCTAATGAATTCAGCCGACTGAGTGCCTGCTTAGTGCTTCAGTGTTCAGCCGGTCACTAACTTCTTCGGCTCATCCTGTATGGCTAGCGCCTGCAGAGCTCTCAGCCGAAGGTAAACCCCTTCGGCTTGTTCATTGATCCCGAAGCCGCGGTCATTATGCCGCCGGCCTGCGCTATGCTCCCTGCCGGCAAGCAGGCTGTATTGCCGCAGCAGTTCCAGTCCGGCAGCTGCGCTGTCTGCAGCCCTCTGCCTGTTCCCTTCCGCCAATCCGCGTTCGGCCATTTTAAGCATCCCTTCAATCGCCGCCAGTCTTTTGGCGGCGTTAAATATGTCGGCCTTCAGGCTGCGGCGGACCCAGTACAAGGCCTCTCCCGGATCGCGGCCTTGCAGATAACGCTCTGCAAGTTCCCAGTGCAGAGCAGCATCTCCGGGGGAGAATTGCATACTGCTCTGCAGCAGGTCCATTCCCTGCTCCTCTGGAAGCAGCCGTGATAATGCGGCCGCCGTCTGCGGCTCTCTTGGATTCCACGCCAGCGATTGCCGCAGCAGCACAGTTTGTGCGGCAGGATCAGTGCTTGTACGGGCAGCCTGCTTATACAAAGCAGCCCCCCTCATCGCCTGATAGGATAGGATGCTTAGCATGAAGGTCAAGGCGCAGAGAACAGCGATTCCTGCATACGGCCATGATCGACGCAGCCGTGTAAGGATGGCGGTACCCTCCGCAACTTGCCGAGCTATGGTTTCTGCAAGAGCCCATGCAGGCAGCAGCAGGAGCAGCATCCATATCAATCCGTAGCTCCAGTCAAAATCAACTGCGCTATGCAGGATGATGACAAGCAGAGGCGGAAGCAGCCTAGGTGACGCCTTGAAGACGAGCCAGCCTGCGGCCAGCAGCAGCAGGAGGACAGCAGCCAGACCGGCTGTCCCCAGATTGAGCAGGATGTCGAGATAACCGCTGTGCACCTGGCTGCCTACATAGGGGCGGGACTGGGCGGCGAGGTACGAATGCCGCCAGGTCTCGCCCCCGCGCCCCAGCCAGGGCGCCTCTGCCGCGAGCTTCCAGGCATCGCGGTAGAAGAGTCCGCGCGCGGCGGCCGTCGGGGACGGCCCCGTGATCCGCGCGCGTACCTGCAGCAGGACGGCGCTGGCGGCCGCCGTCCAGGCCACCGCCGCCAGCGCCAGCATGGCGGCGCGGTGCCAGCCCGCCGCGCGGCAGCTGCGGCGGTGCAGCCATAGGCCGGCCAGCAGCGCGCCGGCCCAGAGCCCGGCCAGCAGCAGCAGGCCGGGCAAGGGCTCTGCCGCCAGCCCGGTACGGGCCAGCTGGCGGTACAGGAGCGCCGCGGCGGCCACAGGCGCGGCGCCGGCAAGCAGAAGCGGCGCGGACAGCTGCCGCTTCCAGAGCAGGGCTGCGGCGCCGGCGGAGGCCGCAGCCAGCCATGCGCCGCGCGACTCGCTGAGCAGCAGCGCGGCGGCGTACGGGAACAGCGGCAGCAGGCGCGCCGCTGTCCGCCGTAGCTCTGCGGACCAGCCCAGTGCACGGCCCACTCTGCCAGCTATAGCGGTCTCACCCGCTCTGCTTCCCGCTCCACCCTCCGCTTCACCGCTGGCTATGTTCTCCTGCTCCGCTCTGCTTACCGCTCCACCCCCCCCTTCACCACTAGCTATGTTCTCCTGCTCCGCTCTGCTTATCGCTCCACCCCCCCCTTCACCGCTGGCTATGTTCTCCTGCTCAGCCCGGTTTACTGCTCCACGGGATGCTTCCACCTCTCCCTCTGCGCAATCTTCTCCACTCACGGTTCCCGAAGGACCGGTCAGCCTGAAGCCATAAGCAGCAGCAAATAGCCGCTCCAGCAGAAACACAGCCATCACCGCGCCAAAGGCATTCGGATACTGAAGCAGTCCGGCCAGCCGGGCACCGGTAGCACTGACCTCAGGTGACTGGCTGTAGGCTACCGCGTAAGGAACCGGCAGGCCACCGCATACCGCCAATAAGGCAGACAGGCTGATCACTAGACCCAGTAGATGCCAGACCGCTGCAAGAAGAGTTCCTCCCCGGCGGTTTCCCGCCACAAGTACAGCGAAGAGAGCAAAACTGGTGTAAAATCCCCAGCGCAGCAATTCATTCAATGTTCCCTGCGAGGATAGGGGGCCACGGAATGCATGAATAGCGTAAAGAATACAGATAACAATGCAGCAGCCCGGCAACAACCATACAATCGCCCTCAACCTCGTAACTCTACTCATACTGCCATCCAACATACGGCCACTCCCGGACACTGCCTCATCTGCAGCCTGCGTTACAGCAATCTTCCCGGCATTATCTGTCACCAACTGCCCACTTCCGGCTAATCTCTCAGTTTTAGCTATATCTCCCTTTACGTCCCCTCCAGGTAGCGCCCGCACGGTCTCCGTTTTCCCCGCCGGCACCCCCTGCGGCTTTAGCCGCTTTTCCCATCCGGAGGCGGCATACAGGACAACTCCTCCTAGGGTGAGAACTCCGCACAGCGCAAACCATACGGTCAGGAAGAGATACATTTCCTTGGCAAAAAAGAATCCTCGCAGCACACAGGCCGCACCGCCCGCTGCTATCAACGCCAAACTGCAAGCCAGAGTGACCGCCATTCCTCTGTACTGCTGAAACCGATTTATCCGCATTTCTAAATCCCCTATTCCTATTGTTGCTTACAGTCTTCCCATATCTATAGCAATGCAAAAGAAAGTCGCTATATGAACCACACTTAAGTCTAAGATTGGGGAAATAAACGCTTAAGAGCTGGTAGTCAAGCGGGATTATTCGAAATGTTGTAAGTATTACAACTTTGATTCAGGTATAGCCGGGAGTTTGTACAACAATTCCCGATTAGAGGCGGCATAATGAAAGAATTGTTGTATTTGATGCAAGATTCTAATTCAGGGCATCACAGATGGCCCTACAAAAGTACGAAAACAGCACTAAAATAGCACTAACAATACGAATTCACTACAGATGCGCTACAGCAGCATCACAATATCACAGTTAGCACTACATCAGCACTACATCAGCACTCCATCAGCGTCTACAGCAGCACCACAGCTGCACTCCATTAACACCACAGCAGCACCTTAATAGCGGCCGAAGCTTCCAATAGCAATCCCAAGTGGAAACGGCTTTGCTGTCTTTTGAACGGTAACGGTTCAGCGAGAAATAGAAGGATAAGTTATCAAGTGCAACTTATAATTTCTTATATTTGCACAAAAACAGCCGCCCCCCGCAGGAAGCAGCCGTTCTGTCACACTTTGAACTATTAAGCTGATTAATTAAGCTCCGCATTTCCCACGGGCAGCAGATCAGAGCAGACGCGCTCCAGATAAGGCTTGGCACCGAGAAAATCGCGGAACGCGGTGTACTCGCGCCATTTGGCGGCGTTGTCGCCGCTGTCGCTCCGCACGGCACGGATTAGAATGTTCTTCGGTGTATGCTCCATGTCGATGAATTCCAGCAGCTGGCTGCGGTAACCCATCAGATCGAGCAGCTTGGCCCGGATTGCATCCGTGGCCAGTGCCGAGAAGCGTTCCTTCAGGATTCCGTGTGACAGCAGCGGACTCAGCACATCGCTCTGCACCTGGGCGAACAGCTCATGCTGGCAGCAAGGCACCGAGAGGATGACCGATGCGCCCCAGCGTACTGCCTTCTCGAGAGCGGCATCTGTCGCTGTATCACAGGCATGCAGGGTAACAACCATATCCACCTGGTCCAGTTCATTATAGTCAGCGATATCACCGACCAGGAACCGGAGGCGGTCGTAGCCCAGCTTGGCAGCGAGGGCACCACAGTGCGCAATGACATCCGCCTTCAGATCAAGACCGACTATTTTCAGCTCCCGCTGCTCACGGACGGCCAGATAGTGGTACAACGCAAAGGTCAAATAGGATTTGCCGCAGCCAAAATCAACAATCGTCAGCGGACGGCCTGCCGGAAGATCACTGAGCACATCCTGGACCATCTCCAGGAACCGGTTGATCTGGCGGAACTTATCATATTTCTTAGCCAGCAC
This window contains:
- a CDS encoding class I SAM-dependent methyltransferase, producing MYPVESLKALIDQVITGRTLITATLSQLRSKGGVTYSKVQIKPVELKGKLHYQFAYYIGPKVEHRNIPAEDAAEEMLTLLRETFRQGLLCTASADYQVLISKKYKVSILTKSASKQEAPDLAHNRRKQYVLDEGEPVPFLVELGIMNSEGKVLAKKYDKFRQINRFLEMVQDVLSDLPAGRPLTIVDFGCGKSYLTFALYHYLAVREQRELKIVGLDLKADVIAHCGALAAKLGYDRLRFLVGDIADYNELDQVDMVVTLHACDTATDAALEKAVRWGASVILSVPCCQHELFAQVQSDVLSPLLSHGILKERFSALATDAIRAKLLDLMGYRSQLLEFIDMEHTPKNILIRAVRSDSGDNAAKWREYTAFRDFLGAKPYLERVCSDLLPVGNAELN
- a CDS encoding PLD nuclease N-terminal domain-containing protein, with the translated sequence MDKVDWGLIAPLLALQVLLAVVGLISLARTDKVRGPKWMWVLLLVFGNLLGSIAYFTLGRKEL
- a CDS encoding MBL fold metallo-hydrolase; this encodes MLNIRSYNLGPLQTNAYLLTGADPAKGVIIDPGANPAALLRAAEGMEIEAILLTHAHFDHIAGLDEVRKAKKSPVYIHALESEWLGSPKLNGSLMWPESSPPVSTDPAEYDLAEGQILKLLGLTFRVLHTPGHSPGSVSFLCGNDLFSGDVLFKMGVGRTDLPGGRERDLFDSIRGKLYRLDEEVRVFPGHGPRTSIGFEKLNNPYVPM
- a CDS encoding DedA family protein, whose protein sequence is MHFISELISQLFEWIQSLGYFGIMIGLMIEVIPSEIVLAFGGYLVSQGDINFFGAVLFGTIGGVVAQIFVYWIGRYGGRPVLEKYGKYIFIKKKHIDHSEEWFQKYGTGVIFTARFIPVVRHAISVPAGISRMPLGKFTMLTTLAVIPWSALFVYLGYTLGDKWQTIDEVAAKYTHEIILAALAVIVLYFLFKWYKSKKKGSAV
- a CDS encoding SdpI family protein: MKDFQWKWQDTLIVILGLFSLGYALLNYGKLPDQLPAQFSITGKVNTYWSKGSLIAFFSFMGLIFPIAMQFMRTIDPKRENYTKFQSAYKMIRLAVGIICDAALVLSVTQGLDEQFAAGKWATVSIGLLFIVIGNFMPQIRDNYFTGVRTPWTLANPAVWRKTHRLSGMMWVIGGLLIALGAFMPKVLSVSMIITALVIAIIVPYVYSWLISRKIKV
- a CDS encoding ABC transporter ATP-binding protein; amino-acid sequence: MPLLEVTNLRKSFGGHPSVDGISFGAEAGRCVALLGPNGAGKTTTLRMLAGLLPPTGGSISFGGAPPGTDYRRQLGYLPQSPAFYSWMSGLEYMIFAAKLSGMAAKEAAAVSGAVLERVGLSSAARRRIGGYSGGMKQRLGLAQALVHRPRLLLLDEPVSALDPIGRREVMELLRDIREETTVIFSTHVLHDAEEICDDVILMNRGAIAVQGTLARLRAEYSLPVIRITIAKEDKAVRWLEELRHKAFIEEASISDGRAVFNVSDVGLARRMILQEAAGLDIPLLQFEAGSSTLEDLFMKVVGT
- a CDS encoding YxlC family protein, producing the protein MRFNSDEELLNKLSAELEILDQHYDDVAPPSLPELEQLIAAEAIRRVKRQRKELLIFSLVALLLLSVVLSILNSAPALFWGLQALFPLAALGSLGVARIRLGREDAEE
- the sigY gene encoding RNA polymerase sigma factor SigY, with the protein product MGDGTLEKIRLAQQGDAKATAMLLREHYPFLYKYLIKATMDPSLAEELAQDTMVRCLEKMGSYNGTSAFSSWLITIASRLYIDRKRRWKRELKWQKEQTEEQGSRSIRWRFESRNMEWSEVLDALSRLSTAHRMAVLLKHYYGYGYDEIGQMLQIPSGTAKSRVAAGLNQLRKELDEDEV
- a CDS encoding O-antigen ligase family protein, with protein sequence MNELLRWGFYTSFALFAVLVAGNRRGGTLLAAVWHLLGLVISLSALLAVCGGLPVPYAVAYSQSPEVSATGARLAGLLQYPNAFGAVMAVFLLERLFAAAYGFRLTGPSGTVSGEDCAEGEVEASRGAVNRAEQENIASGEGGGGAISRAEQENIASGEGGGGAVSRAEQENIASGEAEGGAGSRAGETAIAGRVGRALGWSAELRRTAARLLPLFPYAAALLLSESRGAWLAAASAGAAALLWKRQLSAPLLLAGAAPVAAAALLYRQLARTGLAAEPLPGLLLLAGLWAGALLAGLWLHRRSCRAAGWHRAAMLALAAVAWTAAASAVLLQVRARITGPSPTAAARGLFYRDAWKLAAEAPWLGRGGETWRHSYLAAQSRPYVGSQVHSGYLDILLNLGTAGLAAVLLLLLAAGWLVFKASPRLLPPLLVIILHSAVDFDWSYGLIWMLLLLLPAWALAETIARQVAEGTAILTRLRRSWPYAGIAVLCALTFMLSILSYQAMRGAALYKQAARTSTDPAAQTVLLRQSLAWNPREPQTAAALSRLLPEEQGMDLLQSSMQFSPGDAALHWELAERYLQGRDPGEALYWVRRSLKADIFNAAKRLAAIEGMLKMAERGLAEGNRQRAADSAAAGLELLRQYSLLAGREHSAGRRHNDRGFGINEQAEGVYLRLRALQALAIQDEPKKLVTG
- a CDS encoding thioredoxin family protein; translation: MKQNVASKFGQGLTPRQFVEGMTKNQQAFESWYEKFAWADESDREYFESLNHRDDLRVLILAADWCGDVVRNVPVVFRILETAGIKTEVLILEENQDVMDNFLTMGGRSVPIVIFADTGGYVLGHWGPRPEHVQSLMREFKQENPDREAADYEGKITEVRKAMGQAYGEGTESHAVIAKELRSLISGF